A stretch of DNA from Ctenopharyngodon idella isolate HZGC_01 chromosome 6, HZGC01, whole genome shotgun sequence:
aataatgtttttgtgctaacattttgacaAGATTATTAGAttaccagataactttgaacaaacattctattaacgttactggaagaacatttgttcataacctTTCCAGAACGTTAGGAAAGTTCTGAGTGATCCAGTGTGTGATCcaatatgaaaatgtatttaaatatatatcatgCGCAATACACTCTACATTATTTTATGCTATTGTTCCGTTTTGTTGTAAGCATGCGAACCTCTAAGGACAGGTGTCTCCAAACCTCTGTCATCAACTTCCTTTTCATTGCACACAGGATGAGAAAATCATATAttcatgatttttattttatttttttgcagtactGACATCGTGACATGAGAGAAAACAACAACGATTGCATCAATTCCACACACTGTCTTTCTCCCACaccgtctttttttttttttatgcctcTGCATCTGACACCTTTGTGGTATCTGCAGACATAAAAGATACCCGGTTTGTGTCTTACTGCTCTAGCTTTCTTTCATCAGCCCACATGCATTCACACAACCACACATAagtacacacaaaaaacaaaatctgatTTCTTAATGTTCCTGTGGAAAAACTGTGAGCTTGCATGCATACAAAATCAAacttcaaacaaaaatataagttCCATTAAACCATGACCTAATTAAGATACACTGAAGAGGAGTTAGAATATGTGTATTAACAGAACAATTAAATGCAACAGATTTTGAAggcacaaacgcacacacacatacatgcagaTCACCTTACAACTCTCCCAGTTTGAGAAGCAGAAGTCATCTCTGTTGGCTGGGGGCAGGTGAAAACACATGTTCTCCCAGAggaaagcacacacacatatacacacattgcCAAAGGGTTTTTCTCTTTGAGAACTGCCCTTCCTTGCTCCCTAAAACCAGCGATAGGTCTGACCTCTCATTTCAGCCAGGTGTCTACGTCTCTGTTCACTAACCAGCATCTGTGATGGTTACAACCAAGTATTGAATGACTGCAATATTATAGAGAGTAATGGTTGCTCTTTTCTGAGAGATAAAGTAGGACTCTTTGTGATAATTTGtccatttgtttttatatatgatGCCAAACGGCCATTTTAAATAGCTAAATATCTTCCCTGCATTAAACAGACCATATTAAATTCAAATCTTAAGTGTCCCATTTTACCAGTTGCCCCACTATACTTGTATAAATTGagacatatatacatatacatgagttaagttaattttaaatgGGGTTTGGATGTTTTAAACAAAGGGAGAATTGTACGATCTGTGATCACTCAGACTGTCTCTGTGATTTTATCTGATCATCAACACATTAGCACCTTTAAATGTGATAAAATGCCATTCAACTTATGCAAAACATAAAGAGCTCAGAGCACTTGAGAGATTaacatacagtgtgtgtgtttctgtgttaaAAAAGCAAATCCCTCCTAATTTTTCTGATTTAATTTCACTTATTGTAGGTTCACTCCACACATAAAAAATGCTTGTGTGTTCTTTTCACAGACCAACTGCAAATTATGACACTTTCAcaagtgttgtgtgtgtgtgtgaagcctCTGGTTGAATGACATTTAAAGGTGTCTGAGAGTGAATGAGACACTTCGTTGGGAATTTAACGTCCTTATCACGATTCAACAGCCGAATCGTGATAAGGACGTTAAATTCCCAACGAAGTGTCTCATTCACTCTCAGACACCTTTAAATATTTAGCTATATACCATTCGGtgcacatatatgtgtgtgtgtgtgtgtgtgtgtgtgtgtgtgtggtaataTAAACACGTATAATCATATTGTACCACTTTGTTTACAAgaaattaacatatttcttGATATAGGCAAAGTTAACTGGTTTTGTGTGAAGTTTTCTGCAGACATACGATTGAAACGCTTATTTCTGTCACAGGACGTCGTTTTCTTCAATCACACACAGAAAATTTAAATCACGAAAACAGGAACAGAGCGTTCACGGATGCAGCTACCTGCTCTCTGAGCGCGAGACTCGAGCGCGCTCGTGCGTGCTGCTTTGGATTGCGTGTGTGAGGGGCGGGGTTTCAGCGCACTAGTGGGGTATTTAAAATCGACTGAGCTCCACAGCAGTTTAGAAAGTCAGTGTAGAATTTCTGGAGACTGACAGCACCGGAGGAGTGTTTTAAACATGGCATATTACGAAGTAAGCCAACATTTACTCAAAAAAGCGTTTTGTTAAATTAAGTTTGATTGCATTTAAATAACTTCTCTAACTTTGTCTGTTTACTCTTTTGCAGCACATTGTCTTTGAAGATGATTTATCGGCTGATAACAGCTCCGAGTTCGGCTCGGGGGACATTGGAGCCAACTTTGAGGTCCCGTGCAACCTGGAGGTCAGTCACGAGTTCCAGAGGATCTTTCTTCCAACCGTGTACGGAATCATATTTGTTTTGGGTCTTGTCGGAAATGGACTGGTTGTGCTGGTAATGGGCTGCCAGAGGAAATCCAGAACCATGACAGACAAGTACCGTCTGCACCTTTCAGTGGCGGACCTTCTGTTTGTGCTGACCCTGCCGTTCTGGGCCGTGGACGCGGCCAAAGATTGGTACTTTGGGGGGTTCATGTGCGTGGCCGTGCATATGATTTACACGGTGAATTTATACAGCAGCGTCCTCATCCTCGCCTTCATCAGTCTAGACCGGTACCTCGCCGTGGTGCGCGCCACAAACAGCCAAGCTCCGAGGAAACTCCTCGCCAATCGCATCATTTACGTGGGCGTGTGGCTCCCCGCCGCGCTCCTCACCGTCCCCGACCTGGTGTTCGCCAAAGCGGAGACCAGCGATATCCGCACCTTCTGCGAGCGCATTTACCCTCAGGACTCTTTAACGACTTGGGTGGTCACTTTCCGCTTCCAGCACATCCTGGTGGGCTTCGTGCTGCCCGGGCTCGTGATTCTCACCTGCTACTGCATCATCATCTCCAAGCTGTCCCGCGGCTCCAAGGGCACGCAGAAGCGCAAGGCGCTCAAGACCACAGTGGTTCTGATCGTGTGCTTTTTCGTCTGCTGGCTGCCTTATTGCGGGGGGATCCTGCTGGACACGCTGGTGATGCTAAAGGTGATTCCTCACACCTGCGAGTTCGAGCAGGGTCTAGAGAAGTGGATCTTCGTGACGGAGGCTCTCGCGTACTTTCACTGCTGCCTCAACCCCATCCTATACGCGTTTCTGGGCGTGAAGTTCAAGAAGTCCGCTCGCAGCGCTCTCTCTACTAGCCGGGGGTCCAGTTTGAAAATTCTGCCGAAGAAGAGAGGAGGGATGTCATCTGTATCCACAGAATCCGAGTCTTCTAGCTTTCACTCTAGTTAACACAAGCGCGCGTGCACATTGGACTGTGAATATACTTCCAAATATTACATGAGATATGTGCTTTGTATAGgaaaaaatatagtaaacagGCTGAGCCTGATTGAAAAGTTGATCGAATGTAAATATGTCTGTCGGTATGGTATCGCATACTGCACTGCTTCCAGTATTACTGTAAAATCTCTTTTATTGTGAACATACAAATGTGTTGATATAGTGTGCAAGATGTTTACTGTACATATGTAtatagattgtttttttttttactggttcCTTTCTGCACTTATGTAGAccattgcatttatttattacatgatAAACCACATGGTTCCAGTTTAAAAGAGCTGCTTTGGCTATTTGAAGTCTTGCAATAAATTGTTTGAGTactaatattgtgtgtgtgtgtgtgtgtgttgaccaCTTTTCTTAAGTAGCTAACTCTTTTTTAAGGGCATACCCAGTGTCGTTTACTTTCATTCTGCACAGAGACATGTGATCTGACGTAGTGGAAAGCACTGTTACTTCCACTAACTTCTTCAAAGTAGTTTTATCAGAAGTTATTCAAGCATGTGGGAAAAGTACCACAATTACAGTACTCTCAGCCTATAATATCCCCCTTCTGTCACATATGCATGATGGGGATTCCCTGAGATGTAAACCCTCTCAGGTCTGACCAAACACACAGAGCACCCTTCTGCGGAATCCCCAACATGCTGCGGCATCCATTCAACcatgaacaaacacacaagtGAGCTTTCTAACATGCAAATCATGCTATCTTGCATTGACAGTTTTGGTTAACTTTCCAAATTTAATTTCTTATCATCCtcatttgtgttttctgttatttGCCCCCCACAACTGTCCTTTTACCTCACAAAGGACTATTCAGGTAGTACCATAACAAAACCACGTTACCATGTCTCTGACCCTGATtggaagtaccaaacatacccTGTGTGAGTCATAAAACCTCATTTTGTATGACTGATTAAATAAACTGGTTCAGTGCGGTTTCGTACAGATGTTTAGGTAAAAACCCACTATTCCGGTTTGGGAAATAATGCTTGTAAACACATTTGTTAGAAAAGCATTATtcaatagaaaagaaaaaaaaatttgtacaGCACCTGATAATTTTGCTTTCTATGAAACTAACAGGACTGAATATGCTATAAAGTGTCTCTAAGTGTGTTTGGATACTTAAGTTACACTTATGTCTGAATCTCATTGAATATCACAATTACATAACTAATCATCAAACCACAAAGGAAATATGCTAGAGATTTTCTCAGAACTAACTACATTTTTTGTAATAACTTAACCAACTGTGAAAGTGATGTTGGATGACTGACGTCATTTCCCCTCGAGTTCACACATGTGTCCTAGCAGAGCATCTACAGGTGTAGTTCATCACATAAAATTGTACAAGCAAAAAACGTGTTATGGagcattcctgtagctcaaacagtagagcatggccATCAgccaaatacataaatgaaactgctcaaataaaatgttgagattTTATGGgtactttccatagacataaggatttttatattgtacaaactgcatattctatcccctaacccctaatcctacccatcacagaaaactttctgcatttttacattttcataaaacatcattttaaaaatgtccccacaaggtcaaagaGTTCATTGCCATCTTTCCCAATAACAGAAAATAAAGGGTTTACCaggactacacacacacacacagcttgaatatatatattattggtcaaaagtttggaataatattattaattgccattactccagtcttcagtgtcacatgatccttcagaaatcattctaatatgctgatttggtgctcatgaaacattttattcagcaaagatgcagaAAACTGGTACTCTTCTTGTACTCTTCTTTTAGAGTGAACAAAGAACAACCACATGCAACTAAAAGCAGTGCGTATTACGTTATATAGTAGTATTGAGTGGTGCAGTGggtacaatgtttttttttttttttaaatgagattttggttaaaggattagttcactttgaaatgaaaattcgcccaagctttactcaccatcaagccatcctaggtgtatatgactttttttttctgatgaatacaatcggagaaacattaataaatatcctgacgcatccgagctttataatggcagtgaggataccaacaagtatgagctgaagaaagtgtctccatccacatccatccatcataaacgtactccacactgCTCCGGGGGAATGGACTTAATAAAGTCTTAATAAAGGacttaataaagtccttctgaagtgaagcgatgtgtttgtgaaaaaaaaaaatatatatccatatttaacaagttaagaagtaaaatatctagcttccgccagacagTCTTCCATATTCAACGTGCTTCACACGGCTCcgtggggttaataaaggccttctgaagagaagcaatgcatttctgtaaaaaaaaaaaaatccatatttaacaagttatgaagtaaaatatctagcttccggcagaccaTCTTCCATATTCAAAGTTAcgaaaaaaaacggaactggcgttgcgtcagttatgctttttccgtaagttgaatacggaaggcgtaggacgtagcgaagctttttgaactgcaagagttttacactttcttcataagctgaatacggaaggtggtctggcagaagctagatattttacttcataacttaaaTTTggaaatgcatcgcttcgcttcagaaggcctttattaacaccccggagctgtgtgaagcacgtttatgatggatggatgtagatggagacactttcttcagctcacactcgttggtatcgctcactgccattataaagttcggatatgtcagaatatttattaatatatctccgattgtgttcatcagaaagaagaaagtcatatacacctaggatggcttgagggtgagtaaagcttgggctaacattcatttgaaagtgaactaatcctttaaatggctgaaataaggcctgtggtgaacacaagctcaagacactttcacattttattctacgacataaaacacatcagtattaccccacgtgtgattttttttaactgttacgtactaagtggctaaatgggactacagttgacattaaacgtcatcagcTGAACACGCTTTTACAGCCTCGTTATACTTATAATTGTGCTCTTAtgaactattctaactcaaatgTTCTGGGAAAATGTTTGtagataaaaactgaaagagttgttggaagcttagtgatggtgacgttgaagtcGTGGGAGCGTggtgtagttcatttatagctTATTACTTCTGTCAgttcatctgtgaaaattaCGTGGACAAAACATGTAAGCAACTTTTATTGATCACAGAGCTTGTTTTTTGCGATAATCCAACAGcctatggaaaaatcctattgggttttgtcgagggaaccagtgTGATGCTAACTGCTGATTGGTCTACAAAGTGACGCCATTTTGTATGGCCATGTAGAAAACACTATGTGCTTGTATACTATACTCCAATTCGATGCAAGATACAAGATCACTTCTAAACCCTTTTTATGGAGATTACATATCTA
This window harbors:
- the cxcr4a gene encoding C-X-C chemokine receptor type 4a, whose amino-acid sequence is MAYYEHIVFEDDLSADNSSEFGSGDIGANFEVPCNLEVSHEFQRIFLPTVYGIIFVLGLVGNGLVVLVMGCQRKSRTMTDKYRLHLSVADLLFVLTLPFWAVDAAKDWYFGGFMCVAVHMIYTVNLYSSVLILAFISLDRYLAVVRATNSQAPRKLLANRIIYVGVWLPAALLTVPDLVFAKAETSDIRTFCERIYPQDSLTTWVVTFRFQHILVGFVLPGLVILTCYCIIISKLSRGSKGTQKRKALKTTVVLIVCFFVCWLPYCGGILLDTLVMLKVIPHTCEFEQGLEKWIFVTEALAYFHCCLNPILYAFLGVKFKKSARSALSTSRGSSLKILPKKRGGMSSVSTESESSSFHSS